In Carassius carassius chromosome 46, fCarCar2.1, whole genome shotgun sequence, the following proteins share a genomic window:
- the LOC132129567 gene encoding potassium voltage-gated channel subfamily A member 2-like, with amino-acid sequence MLPRVSNEINATNHSEGLHFSLPNGCRRCAFPHPSPKRWASVTRVWGSCLCLSGFRLGAVWMCDEHPRAVGGNSHVYKRQYSRRGREDWIENVVIREREDAWQRRAAGGCGRPELVEEARLPLPLHRSSCMDDHLSLLHSPPPSSSKHRGNNLVNHGYTENEQDIMTIVACDNMLEESAALPGHHSLEQYEPDHECCERVVINISGLRFETQLKTLSQFPETLLGDPKKRMRYFDPLRNEYFLDRNRPSFDAILYYYQSGGRIRRPVNVPIDIFSEEIRFYELGEEAMEKFREDEGFIKDEVRPLPSNEFQRQVWLLFEYPESSGPARGIAIVSVLVILISIVIFCLETLPEFRDDRHPTTVAPLLNVTNPYLTSPFTDPFFVIETVCIIWFSFELLVRFFACPSKATFSKNIMNIIDIVAIIPYFITLGTELAERQGNGQQAMSLAILRVIRLVRVFRIFKLSRHSKGLQILGQTLKASMRELGLLIFFLFIGVILFSSAVYFAEADDPDSGFSSIPDAFWWAVVTMTTVGYGDMHPVTIGGKIVGSLCAIAGVLTIALPVPVIVSNFNYFYHRETEGEEQAQYLHVGSCQPLSSSEELKKTRSTSSLSKSEYMVIEEGAFKQPNFHAQNNQNCVNIKTMFTDV; translated from the coding sequence GGCATCGGTGACGCGCGTCTGGGGTTCATGTTTATGTCTGTCAGGTTTCCGATTGGGCGCCGTGTGGATGTGTGATGAGCATCCGCGCGCCGTGGGCGGGAACAGTCATGTTTATAAACGACAGTACTCGCGCCGTGGGCGGGAAGACTGGATTGAGAACGTAGTGATTCGAGAGCGAGAGGACGCGTGGCAGCGGCGGGCGGCGGGCGGCTGTGGCAGACCGGAGCTTGTGGAGGAGGCGCGGCTTCCACTGCCCCTCCACCGAAGCAGCTGTATGGACGACCACCTCAGCCTCCTCCACTCGCCTCCGCCTTCCTCGAGCAAGCACCGGGGCAACAACCTCGTGAACCACGGCTACACCGAAAACGAGCAAGACATCATGACAATTGTTGCTTGCGACAACATGCTGGAGGAGTCGGCGGCGCTGCCCGGGCACCACTCTCTGGAGCAATACGAGCCAGACCACGAGTGCTGCGAGAGAGTTGTCATCAATATTTCGGGCTTGCGCTTCGAGACACAGCTCAAAACCCTGTCCCAGTTCCCCGAGACTTTACTTGGCGACCCCAAAAAGAGAATGCGCTACTTTGACCCACTTAGAAACGAGTATTTCTTAGACAGAAATCGGCCGAGCTTCGATGCCATCTTGTATTATTACCAATCCGGAGGGCGCATACGGAGACCCGTGAACGTTCCCATAGACATTTTCTCCGAGGAGATACGCTTCTACGAGCTCGGGgaggaggccatggagaaatttCGAGAGGATGAGGGCTTTATAAAGGATGAGGTGCGTCCGTTGCCCTCTAATGAGTTTCAGCGACAGGTGTGGCTGCTGTTTGAGTACCCGGAGAGCTCGGGTCCGGCCAGGGGCATCGCGATCGTCTCGGTGCTGGTCATTTTGATATCCATTGTTATCTTTTGTCTGGAAACGTTACCCGAGTTCCGGGACGACAGGCACCCGACGACGGTCGCCCCACTTCTGAACGTAACCAACCCTTACCTCACGAGTCCCTTCACTGACCCGTTCTTTGTCATCGAGACTGTGTGCATCATCTGGTTCTCCTTTGAACTGCTCGTGCGTTTCTTCGCGTGCCCCAGCAAAGCCACGTTCTCCAAGAACATCATGAACATCATTGACATCGTGGCCATCATACCCTATTTCATCACTTTGGGGACCGAGCTCGCGGAAAGGCAAGGCAACGGCCAGCAGGCGATGTCCTTGGCCATTCTCCGGGTCATCAGACTGGTGCGCGTGTTTCGGATTTTCAAACTCTCGCGGCACTCGAAAGGGCTCCAGATTCTGGGGCAAACACTCAAAGCCAGCATGCGAGAGCTGGGCTTGCTGATCTTCTTTCTCTTCATCGGGGTCATCTTATTCTCGAGCGCTGTGTACTTCGCCGAGGCGGATGATCCCGACTCGGGCTTCAGCAGCATCCCTGATGCGTTCTGGTGGGCGGTGGTTACCATGACGACCGTGGGGTACGGCGACATGCACCCGGTCACCATAGGGGGCAAAATCGTCGGCTCCCTGTGTGCGATCGCGGGCGTGTTAACCATCGCTTTGCCAGTGCCAGTCATCGTGTCCAACTTCAACTACTTCTACCACCGAGAGACTGAGGGCGAGGAGCAGGCGCAGTACCTCCACGTCGGCAGCTGCCAGCCTCTGTCCTCCTCCGAGGAGCTGAAGAAGACCCGGAGCACGTCCTCGCTCAGCAAGTCGGAGTACATGGTcatcgaggagggagccttcaagCAGCCCAACTTCCACGCTCAGAACAACCAGAACTGCGTGAACATTAAAACGATGTTCACCGACGTGTAG
- the LOC132129502 gene encoding potassium voltage-gated channel subfamily A member 2-like: MTVATGDPADEAAAHPGQPQDTYDPEPDHECCERVVINISGLRFETQLKTLSQFPETLLGDPKKRMRYFDPLRNEYFFDRNRPSFDAILYYYQSGGRLRRPVNVTLDIFSEEIRFYELGEEAIEMFREDEGFIKEEEKLLPENEFQRQVWLLFEYPESSGPARIIAIISVMVILISIVSFCLETLPVFRNEDLDHKIPMDSNSTNTYTSTYFTDPFFILETLCIIWFSFEFLVRFFACPSKAGFFVNIMNIIDIVAIIPYFITLGTELAEKPEDGQQGQQAMSLAILRVIRLVRVFRIFKLSRHSKGLQILGQTLKASMRELGLLIFFLFIGVILFSSAVYFAEADEADSQFISIPDAFWWAVVTMTTVGYGDMVPTTIGGKIVGSLCAIAGVLTIALPVPVIVSNFNYFYHRETEGEEQAQYLNVTSVPKIDSSEDLKKSRSGSTMSKSDYMEIQEAVNNSNEDFREENKTGNCNLTNTNYVNITKMLTDV; the protein is encoded by the coding sequence ATGACTGTTGCCACAGGCGACCCAGCTGATGAAGCCGCAGCTCACCCGGGTCAGCCACAGGACACGTATGACCCGGAACCAGACCATGAGTGCTGCGAAAGGGTGGTCATTAACATCTCTGGCCTGCGCTTTGAGACGCAGCTCAAAACTCTGTCTCAGTTCCCCGAGACATTGCTCGGGGACCCCAAAAAGAGAATGCGCTATTTTGACCCACTGAGGAATGAGTACTTTTTCGACAGGAACCGCCCAAGTTTTGACGCCATTCTGTATTATTACCAGTCAGGCGGCAGGCTGCGGAGGCCTGTCAATGTGACATTGGATATTTTTTCTGAGGAGATACGTTTCTATGAGCTCGGGGAAGAAGCCATTGAGATGTTCAGAGAGGATGAAGGATTTATTAAGGAAGAGGAGAAACTCCTGCCAGAAAATGAGTTTCAGAGGCAGGTGTGGCTGCTCTTTGAGTACCCTGAAAGTTCAGGGCCTGCACGGATTATTGCCATCATTTCCGTCATGGTCATCCTCATATCTATAGTCAGTTTTTGCCTAGAGACACTTCCGGTTTTTCGCAATGAGGACCTGGACCACAAAATTCCCATGGACTCCAACTCAACAAATACTTACACCTCCACCTACTTTACTGACCCCTTCTTCATCCTGGAGACCCTTTGCATCATATGGTTCTCCTTCGAGTTCCTAGTGCGTTTCTTTGCGTGTCCCAGCAAAGCAGGCTTCTTTGTCAATATAATGAACATCATTGATATTGTGGCTATAATACCTTACTTTATCACATTGGGCACAGAGCTAGCAGAGAAGCCAGAGGATGGCCAACAAGGGCAGCAAGCCATGTCGCTTGCCATTTTGAGGGTCATCAGATTAGTACGAGTCTTCAGGATCTTCAAACTGTCCCGGCACTCGAAAGGGCTGCAGATTCTTGGGCAAACACTCAAGGCCAGCATGAGGGAGCTAGGGTTGCTTATCTTCTTTCTCTTCATCGGAGTCATCCTCTTTTCGAGTGCCGTCTACTTCGCTGAGGCGGACGAGGCTGACTCACAGTTTATTAGCATCCCTGATGCCTTCTGGTGGGCCGTGGTCACAATGACGACAGTAGGGTATGGTGACATGGTTCCAACTACTATCGGAGGCAAAATTGTGGGATCCCTGTGCGCTATCGCTGGTGTGCTGACCATTGCCTTGCCCGTGCCTGTCATAGTCTCAAACTTCAACTACTTCTACCATCGAGAGACAGAAGGCGAGGAACAGGCCCAGTACCTTAACGTGACCAGCGTCCCCAAGATAGACTCCTCGGAGGATCTGAAAAAGAGCCGCAGCGGGTCAACCATGAGCAAGTCTGACTACATGGAAATTCAAGAAGCTGTTAACAACAGCAATGAGGACTTTCGAGAGGAGAACAAGACTGGCAACTGTAACCTAACCAACACTAACTATGTTAACATCACCAAAATGCTTACAGATGTATAA